One window of Methanobacterium alkalithermotolerans genomic DNA carries:
- a CDS encoding DUF368 domain-containing protein, whose amino-acid sequence MGTADIMPGVSGGTIALITGIYERLVHSISKINFKFIKPFLKGDMSLSWKILKEEVDFSLFIPLGLGIGLAIISMAQVMSFMLENYTAFTYAFFSGLILASAYIVYKEIDGICVKGFISLLAGLIGAFLFVGLNPIQANHSLPIIFLSGLLAICAMILPGISGAFVLLLLNQYEYMLNALNNVSLPDIFAFGAGAALGIVVFSRVLDYLLRNYESFTMAFLVGLMLGTLRLPYQKLEITDSGSLLPLLIIGLVGFGLVMVLEKKFRYIDY is encoded by the coding sequence ATGGGCACCGCAGATATCATGCCCGGTGTTTCTGGAGGAACCATAGCCCTTATTACAGGTATCTACGAAAGACTGGTGCATTCCATAAGTAAAATAAATTTTAAATTTATTAAACCTTTCCTGAAGGGAGATATGTCTCTTAGCTGGAAAATATTAAAAGAAGAAGTTGATTTCTCCTTATTTATTCCATTGGGATTGGGTATCGGATTGGCCATAATATCCATGGCCCAGGTAATGTCCTTTATGCTGGAAAATTACACGGCATTTACCTATGCCTTTTTTTCCGGGTTAATTCTGGCCTCCGCCTATATTGTTTATAAAGAAATTGATGGCATATGTGTAAAAGGATTCATTTCACTACTTGCTGGATTAATTGGGGCCTTCCTTTTTGTAGGCCTTAACCCCATACAGGCTAACCATTCTCTACCAATTATCTTCTTATCAGGTTTACTGGCCATATGTGCCATGATACTGCCCGGTATATCCGGTGCATTTGTGTTATTACTCCTGAATCAATATGAATACATGCTTAATGCTTTAAATAACGTTTCCTTACCGGATATTTTTGCCTTTGGTGCTGGTGCCGCCCTGGGTATCGTGGTATTTTCCCGGGTACTGGACTATCTTTTAAGAAACTACGAATCATTTACCATGGCCTTTCTGGTGGGATTGATGTTAGGAACCCTGCGCTTACCCTACCAAAAATTAGAAATAACCGATTCAGGATCTCTTCTTCCTCTTTTAATAATAGGCCTAGTTGGTTTTGGATTGGTAATGGTTCTAGAAAAAAAATTCCGCTATATTGATTATTAA
- a CDS encoding MptD family putative ECF transporter S component, whose translation MNKNSTGRFTTRDLSFIGIIIALMYIVQTITILGISALTPIDPLKSIVSAFFVSIVIAIGLSKVKKIGTFTIIGLINGIICGFILPAFLPLLPATLLGGIAADGFTKIFFGEYGSRNSLLGACGVGKFMETLVILTFPFILGFSTNILSPMIIIVSAVIVALLGAGGGFIGYRISVELKKAGAME comes from the coding sequence ATGAATAAAAATTCAACTGGAAGATTCACCACAAGAGACCTTTCTTTTATTGGAATAATCATAGCTTTAATGTATATCGTGCAAACCATAACAATTCTGGGGATATCTGCCCTTACACCTATTGATCCTTTAAAATCAATTGTATCTGCCTTTTTTGTATCCATAGTTATTGCCATTGGTCTTTCTAAAGTAAAAAAGATTGGAACTTTCACCATTATAGGATTAATAAATGGTATCATCTGTGGATTCATCTTACCTGCATTTTTACCCTTACTTCCAGCCACACTACTGGGGGGAATAGCTGCCGATGGATTCACAAAAATATTCTTTGGAGAATATGGAAGCCGAAATTCACTCTTAGGAGCATGTGGTGTGGGTAAATTTATGGAAACCCTGGTTATCTTAACTTTTCCCTTCATCCTGGGTTTTTCAACCAATATCCTCAGCCCCATGATTATTATTGTATCGGCAGTTATAGTAGCTTTACTGGGTGCCGGGGGAGGATTTATTGGGTACCGGATATCAGTGGAACTTAAAAAAGCGGGGGCGATGGAATAA
- a CDS encoding GNAT family N-acetyltransferase: MSFRMEKYNPQKHDPQKVAEIIYAADVELNSYVLGEKKEAVQTIIKLLEMGNNYFASPYLECALYQDKLVGIVVSSTVKDKLKLDRSSGMAFLKAFGLWTFLKRFPTMIKMDKIVNSNLDDDGFFIHFLSVDLPYQNQGIGTKIIENILKKHEKLYVDVNINNMQGKNFYEKMGFKVQSKNLIKIKNKEIGTYSLRTKE, encoded by the coding sequence ATGAGTTTTAGAATGGAAAAATACAATCCCCAAAAGCATGATCCCCAAAAAGTGGCGGAAATCATATATGCTGCTGATGTGGAATTAAATTCTTATGTATTAGGAGAAAAAAAAGAAGCAGTACAGACTATAATTAAATTGCTGGAGATGGGCAATAATTATTTTGCATCCCCCTATCTGGAGTGTGCCCTCTATCAGGATAAATTGGTGGGTATAGTGGTAAGTTCCACAGTTAAAGACAAGCTCAAGCTGGATAGATCGTCTGGTATGGCCTTTTTAAAAGCCTTTGGTTTATGGACATTTTTAAAGAGATTCCCTACCATGATAAAAATGGATAAGATAGTAAATTCCAATCTAGATGATGATGGATTTTTCATCCACTTCCTCTCCGTGGATTTACCCTATCAAAACCAGGGCATTGGTACTAAAATAATAGAAAATATCCTTAAAAAACATGAAAAATTGTATGTGGATGTAAATATCAATAATATGCAGGGTAAAAACTTTTATGAAAAAATGGGTTTTAAGGTCCAGTCTAAAAATTTGATTAAAATAAAAAATAAGGAGATAGGGACTTATTCCCTGAGGACTAAAGAATAA
- the bchH gene encoding magnesium chelatase subunit H — translation MIKVLAITTITNTLSLRDALDKIKREYGNLIFLKKIYLEDYEDPQVSLDSLKEDIGMSDIILVDIRGDERIGRELIQVLDNKPKTVVTLVWGNPLIMNLTRLGNLSLQTLSTRFQENSLDLESMVRSNKLQKILDCAGDDLRRDIKNWFKIREYYGQNDAENLKNMLLFLLREYADMDQIKKVEPPQEMPEYGLYLPYRGIYTDLDDYKKASLFNMDQPTIGVLFYGGMHFDDTRPMAEALYEKLRDECNLIIAFSQVEHNLQVLNDYLSDIDLFVNLQYFQLNGGPMGGDPAPTHEFFHKNNIPYLISLRGYETDIEKWSKREETLNPMEIILGVTLPELDGGIEPVFTSALETLQEEEMGTIKVVSVIEERIDKLARRIINWIKLKNKKNSSKKVALLTYNYPPGEENLASSGYLDVFKSLEIFLKKLKNRNYHIEIPPSNLKDLFLEEGILNSPQYSSKRGIQIPVDDYREWFQNLPLEIQKEVISSWGEVPGDLMVEGDYFLIPGVELGNIFLGVQPTRGVHEDPENAYHDKELPPHHQYLAFYYYLEKVFQADAVLHFGMHGTLEFTPGKEVGMSSRCYPDILIGNLPNIYYYWVGNTSESTIAKRRSYALCVSHASPPMKSSQIYEDYLLLEDLLSQYRESPQELTLQLIMEKAEDLNLENDVDSISQELYRMKRRLIPMGLHILDKTPPKKDMVDYLLGVLRIDREYPSVLKLLSRQKNLIWENIKDTSAGEEIEEEARKIIGEILDKKEINLEEGYSSYVQDIASQMEFSQESEALLKALEGSYIIPARGGDPVRDPEVYPTGKSMYAFDPRQIPTVAADTRGKATAEMLIDSYFKKHGSYPRSVGLVLWGFETLKTGGDTISTILHLMGVKIKHQKGAWIKKLEIIPLKELGRPRIDVTINICGIFRDTLGTHIDLINRAIKQVASLEEDPEFNYLRGHFLEEDEDEMALARIYGPSPSEYATSLPNLVENSSWEEEQELVESYSHSMSYAYLPGKIKPDKSGLTRKLGRVDLVTQERDNVEYEVTDLDHYYEFLGGLSRTVEEFRGEKAEIMVSDSTEEEIYVEDLSHTINRATRTRLLNPKWLEGMLNHDFHGTKKIKDNVEHLLGFSATTKKVDNWVYDNVADKLIFDEEMRKKLQENNPYATIKMGELLMETQSRGYWEADEEKIKKLKEIVMNLESEVE, via the coding sequence ATGATAAAAGTACTGGCCATTACCACCATTACCAATACACTTTCCCTGAGAGATGCCCTGGATAAAATTAAAAGAGAATATGGTAACCTTATTTTTCTTAAAAAAATTTATTTAGAAGATTATGAAGACCCCCAGGTATCTTTAGATTCTTTAAAAGAAGATATCGGAATGTCAGATATCATACTTGTTGATATCCGGGGTGATGAACGTATTGGAAGAGAATTAATCCAGGTATTGGATAATAAACCTAAAACAGTGGTAACTCTGGTCTGGGGAAACCCTCTTATTATGAACTTAACCCGCCTGGGTAACTTATCTCTACAAACTCTAAGTACAAGATTTCAGGAGAATTCCCTGGATCTGGAGTCCATGGTAAGGAGTAATAAGTTACAAAAAATCCTGGACTGTGCTGGTGATGATTTAAGAAGGGATATAAAAAACTGGTTTAAAATCCGGGAATATTATGGCCAGAATGATGCAGAGAACTTGAAAAATATGCTACTATTTCTCTTAAGAGAATATGCAGATATGGACCAAATAAAAAAGGTGGAACCTCCCCAGGAAATGCCTGAATATGGTTTATATCTTCCTTACAGAGGAATCTATACGGATTTAGATGATTATAAAAAGGCATCACTTTTCAATATGGATCAACCCACCATAGGAGTTCTATTTTACGGGGGGATGCATTTTGATGATACCCGGCCTATGGCAGAGGCCTTGTATGAAAAATTAAGGGATGAATGTAATCTGATTATAGCATTTTCCCAGGTGGAGCACAACCTGCAGGTATTAAATGATTACCTATCTGATATAGATCTTTTTGTTAATTTACAGTACTTCCAGCTAAATGGAGGCCCCATGGGGGGAGATCCTGCTCCCACCCACGAGTTTTTCCATAAAAATAATATTCCTTATTTGATATCCCTGCGGGGCTATGAAACTGATATAGAGAAATGGTCAAAGAGGGAGGAAACTCTCAATCCCATGGAGATTATTCTAGGGGTGACCTTACCTGAGTTAGATGGAGGTATTGAACCGGTATTTACTTCTGCTTTGGAGACACTCCAGGAAGAGGAAATGGGTACCATAAAGGTGGTATCGGTCATTGAAGAAAGGATAGATAAACTTGCCCGGCGTATAATTAACTGGATTAAACTAAAAAACAAGAAGAACTCCTCAAAAAAAGTGGCCCTTTTAACCTATAATTATCCGCCTGGAGAAGAAAACCTGGCCAGTTCTGGTTATCTGGATGTATTTAAAAGCCTGGAAATTTTCCTGAAAAAACTAAAAAATAGGAATTATCATATAGAGATACCTCCATCTAACCTTAAAGACCTTTTCCTGGAGGAAGGTATTCTTAACAGTCCCCAATATAGTTCTAAAAGAGGTATACAGATACCGGTGGATGATTATAGGGAATGGTTCCAGAATCTACCTCTGGAAATTCAAAAGGAGGTTATAAGTTCCTGGGGTGAAGTACCAGGGGATTTAATGGTGGAGGGTGATTACTTTCTTATTCCCGGGGTGGAACTGGGAAACATCTTTTTAGGAGTACAGCCCACCCGGGGGGTGCATGAAGACCCGGAAAATGCTTATCATGATAAAGAATTGCCTCCCCATCATCAGTATCTGGCCTTTTATTATTATTTGGAAAAGGTATTCCAGGCCGATGCCGTACTGCATTTTGGTATGCACGGCACCCTGGAATTTACACCCGGTAAAGAAGTGGGAATGTCCTCCCGATGTTACCCGGATATATTAATTGGTAATTTACCTAATATCTACTATTACTGGGTGGGCAATACCTCGGAGTCCACCATAGCTAAAAGGAGATCCTATGCACTTTGTGTTTCCCATGCCTCCCCTCCCATGAAAAGTTCTCAAATATATGAGGACTATCTTTTACTGGAGGATCTTTTAAGCCAGTACCGTGAATCACCTCAGGAATTAACCCTTCAGCTGATTATGGAAAAGGCAGAAGATTTGAATTTAGAGAATGATGTGGATTCCATCAGCCAGGAATTATACCGGATGAAAAGAAGACTGATTCCTATGGGGCTGCATATACTGGATAAAACTCCACCAAAAAAGGATATGGTGGATTACCTTTTGGGGGTGTTACGTATTGACCGGGAATACCCTTCGGTGTTGAAGCTTCTTTCCCGCCAAAAAAATCTAATCTGGGAAAATATTAAGGACACCTCCGCCGGAGAGGAAATAGAAGAAGAGGCCCGGAAAATCATCGGTGAAATACTGGATAAAAAGGAAATTAATCTGGAAGAAGGATACTCTTCTTATGTCCAGGATATAGCTTCCCAGATGGAATTTAGTCAGGAAAGTGAAGCTCTCCTGAAAGCTCTGGAGGGTTCTTATATTATACCTGCCCGGGGTGGAGATCCGGTAAGGGACCCGGAAGTGTATCCTACTGGTAAATCAATGTATGCCTTTGATCCCAGACAGATACCTACTGTAGCTGCTGATACCCGGGGCAAGGCCACCGCTGAGATGCTTATTGATTCTTACTTTAAAAAACACGGCAGTTATCCCCGCAGTGTGGGTCTGGTTTTGTGGGGTTTTGAGACCCTGAAAACAGGTGGTGATACCATTTCCACCATACTCCATTTAATGGGGGTTAAAATAAAACATCAAAAGGGTGCCTGGATCAAGAAATTAGAAATTATACCTCTAAAAGAGCTGGGACGTCCCCGGATTGATGTTACCATTAATATTTGTGGCATATTCCGGGATACTCTGGGAACTCATATTGATTTAATTAACCGGGCCATAAAACAGGTGGCCTCCTTAGAGGAAGACCCTGAATTCAATTACCTGCGAGGGCATTTTCTGGAAGAAGATGAAGATGAAATGGCCCTGGCCCGAATTTATGGTCCTTCCCCCTCTGAATATGCCACTTCACTACCTAACCTGGTGGAAAATAGTAGCTGGGAAGAAGAGCAGGAGCTGGTGGAAAGTTACTCCCACAGTATGTCCTATGCGTACCTTCCCGGGAAAATTAAACCGGATAAATCAGGTTTAACTCGTAAATTGGGACGGGTAGATCTGGTAACCCAGGAAAGGGATAATGTGGAGTATGAGGTTACTGATCTGGACCATTATTATGAATTTTTAGGAGGTTTATCCCGGACGGTGGAGGAGTTCCGGGGTGAAAAAGCAGAGATCATGGTTTCAGATTCCACTGAGGAAGAAATTTATGTGGAAGACCTATCTCATACTATAAATCGTGCCACCCGGACCAGGTTACTTAATCCAAAATGGTTGGAGGGTATGTTAAACCATGACTTCCATGGAACCAAGAAAATAAAAGACAACGTGGAACATTTATTAGGGTTCTCTGCCACCACCAAAAAAGTAGATAACTGGGTCTATGACAATGTGGCTGATAAATTAATTTTTGATGAAGAAATGCGAAAAAAATTACAGGAAAATAATCCCTATGCCACCATAAAAATGGGGGAGTTATTAATGGAAACCCAAAGCAGGGGATACTGGGAAGCAGATGAAGAAAAAATTAAAAAATTAAAGGAAATTGTAATGAATCTGGAGTCTGAAGTGGAATAA
- a CDS encoding DUF763 domain-containing protein, producing the protein MQKKGIAHLPLHGGHPPSWLFTRMIKLAGVISQATIEEYGTDEFLNRISNPFYFQALSCVLGFDWHSSGTTTTTCAALKSALLGGNQGVLVLGGKGKHSRKTPQEIEEALDVFTINSYQGEKLILSSKLTAKIDNSCIQDGYQLYQHSFFLNENGNWAVVQQGMNQKNNYARRYHWLGSLVEDYLEEPHSAISCDQKESETLDMTSKFSKNTRDISVDLICDGPRHLQKYFKNKNSQSLLTDFTIPPKKLDMPAHHPVLDMDLSSKDFEVLEKAWQIQPENYEELIMLKGMGPKKIRALALISDLIYGEPASWEDPVKYSFTHGGKDGFPYPVDKKTYDNSIQTLQDALDNSKLDSKIRLNALKRLDDFLKVN; encoded by the coding sequence ATGCAAAAAAAAGGAATCGCCCATTTACCATTACATGGGGGCCATCCCCCTTCCTGGCTATTTACCCGTATGATTAAACTGGCCGGGGTTATTAGCCAGGCCACCATTGAAGAATATGGGACGGATGAATTTTTAAATCGCATTTCCAACCCCTTTTATTTTCAGGCACTATCCTGCGTTCTTGGTTTTGACTGGCACTCCTCTGGTACCACCACCACTACCTGCGCTGCTTTAAAATCTGCTCTTCTTGGAGGAAATCAGGGAGTTCTGGTACTGGGGGGTAAGGGTAAGCACTCCCGAAAGACTCCTCAGGAGATAGAAGAAGCCCTGGATGTTTTCACCATAAACAGTTACCAGGGTGAAAAACTCATTTTATCCAGTAAATTAACTGCTAAAATTGATAACTCCTGTATACAGGATGGCTACCAGTTATATCAACACAGCTTTTTTTTAAATGAAAATGGTAACTGGGCGGTGGTACAACAGGGAATGAACCAGAAGAATAATTATGCCCGTCGCTATCACTGGCTGGGGTCTTTGGTGGAGGATTACCTGGAAGAACCTCACAGTGCCATATCCTGCGACCAAAAAGAATCAGAAACCCTGGATATGACCTCTAAATTTAGTAAAAACACCCGGGATATAAGTGTGGATTTAATCTGTGATGGACCCCGCCATCTGCAAAAATATTTTAAGAATAAAAATTCCCAATCACTGCTAACAGATTTTACTATTCCTCCAAAAAAACTGGATATGCCTGCCCATCATCCTGTTCTGGATATGGACCTTAGCAGCAAGGACTTTGAGGTTCTGGAAAAAGCCTGGCAAATTCAGCCGGAAAATTATGAAGAATTGATAATGTTAAAGGGTATGGGACCTAAAAAAATAAGGGCCCTGGCTCTTATTTCTGATTTGATATATGGAGAACCAGCCAGCTGGGAAGATCCAGTCAAATACAGTTTCACCCACGGAGGCAAGGATGGTTTTCCCTACCCAGTAGATAAAAAAACTTATGATAATTCCATCCAGACTCTGCAGGATGCACTGGACAATAGTAAATTAGATTCTAAAATCAGATTAAATGCCTTAAAACGTTTGGATGATTTTTTGAAGGTTAACTAA
- a CDS encoding magnesium chelatase subunit D family protein — protein sequence MHHKFVIFPFTALVGQDSFKKALLINAVDPGIGGVLIKGDKGTGKSTAVRSLSHLLPSLEVVSECPFNCHPRELKLMCPDCQEKHKKNGKLPSQKKPMEIIDLPISATEDMVIGSINIKKVLEEGNKALEPGILARANRNILYIDEVNLLDEHLVNVLLDSAAMGVNIVEREGISIYHPSRFILVGTMNPEEGELRPQIMDRFGLSVDIQALNTKKERLKIMEYRREFDTDPWLFENRFLKKQKKLEEQIIQAKEQLPLVKISEDMLEMIVDITTGLGIKTHRADIVMEKTSRALAALDGRKDVTAEDVKEAAIMALKHRMKQLPFEKEEELNLKTLEQIIQQQNHQKEEIFDFEKKKRIKKDINQKKAFSAIQGKSNSPVVGDRGKYIKARENSKPTSVAIDATIKKAIRENGKLEVLPEHLMEKVRVSRGDALYLILLDSSSSMGLEKKIRLAKSLSWLLLKESYEKKNKIALMAFRGDEAQLLSAPTRDVQRIEEALEKLPTGGKTPLTPAIYQALEILQDEKNVTPTLVVISDGRCNVFMESNLEEDLRKLSQFNKNINMVFVNAETKNRSMGILEEVADCFLSPCFYLEEII from the coding sequence ATGCATCACAAATTTGTAATATTCCCCTTTACAGCCCTGGTGGGGCAGGATTCGTTTAAAAAAGCGTTACTTATTAATGCAGTTGATCCGGGTATTGGGGGAGTTCTCATCAAAGGAGATAAAGGTACTGGAAAGTCTACTGCTGTTAGATCTCTATCTCATCTTTTACCTTCCCTGGAAGTAGTCTCGGAATGCCCCTTTAACTGCCATCCCCGGGAATTAAAATTGATGTGTCCTGATTGTCAGGAAAAACACAAAAAAAATGGAAAACTCCCTTCACAGAAAAAACCCATGGAAATTATTGATTTACCCATATCGGCCACAGAAGACATGGTAATTGGCAGTATAAATATTAAAAAAGTCTTGGAAGAGGGTAATAAAGCATTAGAACCGGGTATTCTTGCACGGGCTAATCGTAACATACTCTACATTGATGAAGTTAACCTGCTGGATGAACACCTGGTTAATGTTTTACTGGATTCAGCAGCCATGGGGGTAAATATCGTGGAAAGGGAAGGAATATCCATCTACCACCCATCCCGCTTCATACTGGTGGGAACCATGAACCCGGAAGAAGGAGAGCTAAGACCTCAAATCATGGATCGTTTTGGTCTGAGTGTTGATATCCAGGCTCTCAATACCAAAAAAGAACGCCTTAAAATCATGGAGTATCGCCGAGAATTTGATACAGACCCCTGGTTATTTGAAAATAGGTTCCTTAAAAAGCAAAAAAAACTAGAAGAGCAAATTATCCAGGCCAAAGAGCAATTGCCCTTGGTTAAGATTTCAGAAGATATGCTGGAGATGATCGTGGATATAACCACGGGGCTGGGAATTAAGACCCATCGGGCAGATATTGTTATGGAAAAAACATCCCGGGCACTGGCGGCCCTGGATGGTAGAAAGGATGTCACAGCTGAAGATGTGAAAGAAGCAGCTATAATGGCCCTTAAACACCGGATGAAGCAACTGCCTTTCGAAAAAGAAGAGGAACTAAATCTTAAAACCCTGGAGCAGATTATCCAGCAGCAAAATCACCAAAAAGAAGAAATTTTCGATTTCGAGAAGAAAAAAAGGATAAAAAAAGATATTAACCAAAAAAAAGCCTTCAGCGCCATTCAAGGAAAAAGTAACTCTCCGGTAGTGGGAGATAGGGGTAAATACATTAAAGCCCGGGAAAACTCAAAGCCTACCAGTGTGGCCATTGATGCCACCATTAAAAAAGCCATAAGAGAAAATGGCAAACTGGAGGTTCTACCAGAACACTTAATGGAAAAGGTCAGGGTTTCCCGGGGTGATGCCCTTTATTTGATTCTACTGGATTCATCATCATCCATGGGATTGGAGAAAAAAATAAGACTGGCCAAATCCCTTTCCTGGTTACTCCTCAAGGAATCATATGAAAAGAAAAATAAGATAGCCCTCATGGCCTTCCGGGGTGATGAAGCACAACTATTATCAGCACCCACCCGGGATGTACAGCGTATTGAAGAGGCCCTGGAAAAACTACCTACCGGAGGTAAGACTCCCTTAACTCCTGCTATTTACCAGGCTCTGGAAATACTCCAGGATGAAAAAAATGTTACACCTACCCTGGTGGTGATTTCTGATGGTCGATGTAATGTCTTCATGGAATCCAACCTGGAAGAGGACCTGAGAAAGCTCTCACAATTTAATAAAAACATTAATATGGTATTTGTCAATGCTGAAACCAAAAACCGAAGTATGGGCATCCTGGAGGAAGTGGCAGATTGCTTCCTGTCACCCTGCTTCTATCTGGAGGAAATAATATGA
- a CDS encoding energy-coupling factor transporter transmembrane component T family protein produces the protein MGDFDSDYSLIHRLDPRTKLILVVAITLMCTIINNIFLLLSIGAGLIILLTFSKTLKRVSALLGFFLIFAAAAISLTAIITRDINYALEYFSPFLARFFIIICAGLLFAFTTPPQRFAQSLQQMRIPTSITFTLGITLRYIPTLAREAESIFQSLKLRGIHLSKWDYIRRPSMIYRGIIIPLIIRSIKLSDEIAIAAESRAFKSNKSRSSLKKLTIGKNDVLFLGIMIITMGLVFYLDNNPVFPF, from the coding sequence ATGGGAGATTTTGACTCAGACTATTCCCTGATTCACCGGTTGGATCCCCGGACTAAACTGATACTGGTGGTGGCCATTACCCTGATGTGTACCATAATTAACAACATATTCCTTCTTTTAAGTATAGGAGCAGGACTTATCATTTTACTGACTTTTTCTAAAACCTTAAAAAGGGTATCTGCCTTGTTGGGATTTTTTTTAATATTTGCAGCAGCAGCCATATCCCTTACTGCTATTATAACCCGGGATATTAATTATGCTCTGGAATATTTCAGTCCCTTTTTGGCCCGATTTTTTATTATCATCTGTGCCGGTTTATTATTTGCCTTTACCACCCCACCCCAAAGATTTGCCCAGTCACTGCAGCAGATGAGGATACCCACTTCCATCACCTTCACCCTGGGCATAACCCTGCGCTATATACCCACCCTGGCCCGGGAAGCAGAATCAATATTCCAATCCCTTAAATTAAGAGGGATTCATTTGAGTAAATGGGACTATATCCGAAGACCATCCATGATTTATCGTGGGATAATCATTCCCCTCATAATTCGTAGTATTAAACTATCGGATGAAATAGCCATAGCCGCTGAATCCAGAGCTTTTAAAAGTAATAAATCACGTAGCAGCCTTAAAAAATTAACTATAGGAAAAAACGATGTTCTATTTTTAGGAATTATGATAATAACCATGGGTTTAGTCTTTTATCTGGATAATAACCCTGTTTTTCCTTTCTAA
- a CDS encoding ABC transporter ATP-binding protein, producing MTNPALQITNLNFKYPHQENFALKNINLTIKRGEFVFLTGKSGCGKSTLARCLNGTLPQILGGEIDGIIQVLDKNTRENSVSDLAQNLGFIFQNPESQFFTVKVEDEVAFGPENLGWESNKISKNVDEALNSVDMLENRDMNVFNLSEGQKQRIAVAANLSLQPEILVMDEPTSNLDPPGAYKLFEILKRLKNQKKTIILIDHRTHHALPLADRVLIMDKGKIIKDDEPEILYDAHTRESYGIRNPRVLDENYQAPEYQIVKQNPVLDISRLSYSYDNGFSIQDINLQIYPGEVVGLVGSNGSGKTTLAKVLSGILKPLKGTLNWEREDSTFKVGMVFQNPDHQLFMDSVYNELNFGLEEVPGAQLNIGPVLKSMNLEKLQKRHPHSLSGGEKQRTLISAFLVREPHLLIMDEPTTGMDYYHMQRLVYEIKRLKKRNMGIMIISHDLEFLQQTTQRVIILSQGKIIQEGPTGDILSQDKLDTCFEGYQSLSIK from the coding sequence ATGACTAACCCTGCCCTGCAAATTACCAATCTAAATTTCAAATACCCTCATCAGGAAAATTTTGCCCTTAAAAACATAAATTTAACCATTAAAAGGGGTGAGTTTGTATTTTTAACTGGTAAGAGTGGTTGTGGTAAATCCACCCTGGCCCGCTGTCTTAATGGAACCCTACCTCAAATTTTAGGGGGTGAAATAGATGGAATAATCCAGGTTTTAGATAAAAATACCAGGGAAAACTCAGTAAGTGATCTAGCTCAAAATTTAGGATTCATTTTTCAAAATCCAGAGTCCCAGTTTTTCACGGTCAAGGTGGAAGATGAAGTGGCTTTTGGGCCGGAAAATTTAGGATGGGAAAGTAATAAAATATCTAAAAATGTGGATGAGGCCTTAAATTCAGTGGATATGCTGGAAAATAGGGATATGAATGTTTTCAATTTATCAGAAGGTCAAAAACAACGGATTGCTGTGGCGGCCAATCTTTCACTCCAACCAGAGATTCTGGTAATGGATGAACCCACCTCTAACCTGGATCCACCAGGGGCCTACAAATTATTTGAAATATTAAAACGATTGAAAAATCAGAAAAAAACCATAATACTTATTGATCACCGTACCCACCATGCCCTGCCCCTGGCCGATAGGGTGCTTATCATGGATAAGGGTAAGATCATAAAAGATGATGAACCAGAAATCCTCTATGATGCTCACACCCGGGAGTCCTATGGTATTCGCAATCCCCGGGTGCTGGATGAAAACTACCAGGCTCCAGAATATCAGATTGTAAAACAGAATCCTGTTTTAGATATTTCCCGACTTTCTTATAGTTATGATAATGGTTTTTCCATTCAGGATATTAATCTGCAGATATATCCGGGAGAAGTGGTGGGACTGGTAGGTTCCAATGGATCCGGTAAAACCACTCTGGCTAAAGTGCTCTCTGGTATATTAAAACCACTAAAAGGAACCCTGAACTGGGAAAGGGAAGATTCTACCTTTAAAGTGGGTATGGTATTCCAGAACCCGGATCATCAGCTATTCATGGATTCAGTTTATAATGAATTGAATTTTGGTTTAGAGGAAGTTCCAGGAGCACAACTTAATATTGGCCCGGTTTTAAAATCCATGAACCTGGAAAAACTGCAAAAACGCCATCCCCATTCCCTTAGTGGGGGAGAAAAACAAAGAACCCTGATTTCTGCATTTCTGGTTCGGGAACCCCATCTACTGATTATGGATGAACCCACCACAGGTATGGATTACTATCATATGCAAAGACTGGTTTATGAGATTAAAAGACTAAAAAAACGTAATATGGGGATTATGATTATCTCCCATGATCTGGAGTTCTTGCAGCAGACCACCCAGAGGGTCATTATTTTATCCCAGGGAAAAATAATCCAGGAAGGGCCCACCGGGGATATTCTAAGTCAGGATAAACTGGATACTTGCTTTGAAGGTTACCAGTCCTTATCCATTAAATAG